One stretch of Enterobacter sp. RHBSTW-00994 DNA includes these proteins:
- a CDS encoding sensor domain-containing diguanylate cyclase, with translation MSEQALKQQIQNLKKHNARLARLARDARSKLSAALDGTGLCLWQLDVPTGKLIIYNRRWGSMLGYQPKELSAQFEVWRDHLHPDDRQMVLNAFYDHLHGKTPFYEALHRMQHKNGKITWVLDRGRVSEWDEHGTPLKVTGTHIDMTKEKQYEEQLAMLANHDPLTGLANRHALVKHFEALKNSGALCVAFIDLDDFKTVNDTFGHRSGDELLIQLSHRLRESCPQGSIVGRLGGDEFVLLLPFPLSSLLVNSAAHSCLRAALMPFELDNGQARVGASIGIDEVQWQDDFVNALRRADQSMYQIKHTGKNGVAIGSTLISISRTGTDD, from the coding sequence ATGTCAGAACAGGCGCTGAAACAGCAGATCCAGAATCTGAAAAAGCATAATGCCCGGCTTGCCAGGCTGGCGCGTGACGCCCGTAGTAAGCTCAGCGCAGCCCTGGACGGTACGGGCTTGTGCCTGTGGCAGCTCGACGTACCAACGGGAAAGTTGATTATCTATAACCGTCGCTGGGGCTCTATGCTCGGTTATCAGCCGAAAGAGCTGAGCGCACAGTTTGAAGTCTGGCGCGATCATTTGCACCCTGATGACAGGCAGATGGTGCTGAATGCTTTCTACGATCACCTGCATGGTAAAACCCCTTTTTATGAAGCACTGCACCGGATGCAGCATAAAAACGGCAAAATCACCTGGGTACTGGACCGGGGTCGCGTCAGTGAATGGGATGAACACGGAACCCCCCTTAAGGTGACCGGAACCCATATTGATATGACCAAAGAGAAGCAGTACGAAGAGCAACTCGCCATGCTGGCCAACCACGACCCGCTAACCGGGCTTGCCAACCGTCACGCCTTAGTCAAACATTTCGAGGCATTAAAAAATTCAGGGGCGCTCTGCGTGGCATTTATTGACCTGGATGATTTCAAAACGGTGAACGATACTTTTGGGCATCGTAGCGGCGATGAACTGTTAATTCAGCTCAGCCATCGGTTACGCGAAAGCTGCCCGCAAGGGAGTATCGTCGGTCGTCTGGGTGGCGATGAGTTCGTGCTCTTGTTACCTTTCCCGCTCTCCAGTCTGCTGGTGAATAGCGCAGCGCACAGTTGCCTGCGGGCAGCACTGATGCCCTTCGAACTGGATAACGGGCAAGCGCGGGTGGGCGCCTCGATTGGGATTGATGAGGTGCAGTGGCAGGATGATTTTGTCAATGCACTCAGGCGCGCCGATCAGTCGATGTA